GGCGCCCCCGGTCCCGGCCGGGCCGCCGCCGCTGCCGATCACCCAGCCGGTTCAGCCGCCGGCGTCGCTGCTGGACGACGCCATCTTCGAGAAATCCGTGGCTTCGCTCTGCCCGGAGTGCGGTCACCCGCTGGACCCGGGCGCGCGCTTCTGCATCACCTGCGGCCGGCCGGTCGCCTGATCAGGGAGCGGAGCTCGGACATCGGACATCGAATATCGGACTTCGAGTATCGGACTTCGGATATCGAGCCTCAGATCTCGTGCTCGTAGTTCGTCATCG
The DNA window shown above is from Acidobacteriota bacterium and carries:
- a CDS encoding zinc ribbon domain-containing protein encodes the protein TCGYPVSAAPPAAAPPPAYAPSPAYAPPPVAAPPVRTAPVPPPQPAVYAPAPAPPVPAGPPPLPITQPVQPPASLLDDAIFEKSVASLCPECGHPLDPGARFCITCGRPVA